Proteins encoded in a region of the Zea mays cultivar B73 chromosome 2, Zm-B73-REFERENCE-NAM-5.0, whole genome shotgun sequence genome:
- the LOC100194340 gene encoding uncharacterized isoform X1: protein MMMAEVVANHSKRSHTDGYFSAKAAVAAAAAASPPEELGSMPMSSKKPRPRNSNSPRTAPVSPKEKKDRIGERVAALQQLVSPFGKTDTASVLQEASGYIRFLHQQLQVLSSPYMRAPPAAGAAPEDPEHYSLRSRGLCLVPVDQTLQLTQSNGADLWAPANTTRRR from the exons ATGATGATGGCCGAGGTGGTGGCCAACCACAGCAAAAGGAGCCACACCGACGGCTACTTCAGTGCCaaagccgccgtcgccgccgccgccgccgcgagcCCGCCAGAGGAGTTGGGAAGCATGCCCATGTCCTCGAAGAAGCCGAGGCCGAGGAATAGCAACAGCCCGAGAACCGCGCCCGTATCGCCCAAG GAGAAGAAGGACAGGATCGGCGAGAGAGTCGCGGCGCTCCAGCAGCTAGTGTCGCCGTTCGGGAAG ACAGACACGGCTTCCGTTCTGCAGGAGGCCTCGGGGTACATCAGGTTCCTGCACCAGCAGCTCCAG GTCCTCAGCTCCCCTTACATGCGTGCTCCTCCGGCTGCCGGCGCCGCGCCTGAG GATCCCGAGCACTACAGCCTCCGGAGCCGCGGGCTGTGCCTGGTGCCGGTGGACCAGACACTGCAGCTGACCCAGAGCAACGGGGCCGACCTGTGGGCGCCGGCGAACACGACCAGGCGCAGGTGA
- the LOC100194340 gene encoding uncharacterized isoform X2, with amino-acid sequence MMMAEVVANHSKRSHTDGYFSAKAAVAAAAAASPPEELGSMPMSSKKPRPRNSNSPRTAPVSPKEKKDRIGERVAALQQLVSPFGKTDTASVLQEASGYIRFLHQQLQVGVPPVTARMVAGTTSSAPLTCVLLRLPAPRLRIPSTTASGAAGCAWCRWTRHCS; translated from the exons ATGATGATGGCCGAGGTGGTGGCCAACCACAGCAAAAGGAGCCACACCGACGGCTACTTCAGTGCCaaagccgccgtcgccgccgccgccgccgcgagcCCGCCAGAGGAGTTGGGAAGCATGCCCATGTCCTCGAAGAAGCCGAGGCCGAGGAATAGCAACAGCCCGAGAACCGCGCCCGTATCGCCCAAG GAGAAGAAGGACAGGATCGGCGAGAGAGTCGCGGCGCTCCAGCAGCTAGTGTCGCCGTTCGGGAAG ACAGACACGGCTTCCGTTCTGCAGGAGGCCTCGGGGTACATCAGGTTCCTGCACCAGCAGCTCCAGGTCGGTGTTCCACCAGTGACCGCGCGCATGGTGGCCGGCACTAC GTCCTCAGCTCCCCTTACATGCGTGCTCCTCCGGCTGCCGGCGCCGCGCCTGAG GATCCCGAGCACTACAGCCTCCGGAGCCGCGGGCTGTGCCTGGTGCCGGTGGACCAGACACTGCAGCTGA